One window from the genome of Hemiscyllium ocellatum isolate sHemOce1 chromosome 28, sHemOce1.pat.X.cur, whole genome shotgun sequence encodes:
- the scamp4 gene encoding secretory carrier-associated membrane protein 4: protein MTEKTNNFPPLPKFIPLKPCFYQNFEEEIPPDYCHLVKRIYHLWIFYSITLAVNLIGCLAWLIAGGNAINFGLAILWLVLFSPCSYVCWLRPIYKAFRSDSSFNFMAFFFVFAAQVVLAALQAIGFKGWGACGWIAAISFFSVNVGAGVVMLFPAIMFTAVAILSALIIFRVHRIYRSGGGSFQKAQEEWSAGTWQNPPPKQLAFQTVTGNTLPQYPTVPRYPCGDEWS from the exons ATGACTG aaaaaacaaACAATTTCCCCCCACTTCCAAAGTTTATTCCTTTGAAACCTTGCTTCTATCAAAATTTTGAGGAAGAGATCCCACCAGACTACTGTCATCTTGTCAAGCGAATTTACCATTTATGGATCT TTTACAGCATTACCCTAGCAGTGAATTTAATAGGCTGCTTAGCTTGGCTGATAGCAGGAGGTAATGCTATCAATTTTGGCCTCGCAATACTTTGGCTAGTTCTTTTCAGCCCCTGTTCATACGTCTGCTGGCTTCGTCCAATTTATAAAGCATTTAG ATCTGACAGCTCTTTTAACTTCATGGCGTTTTTCTTCGTTTTTGCTGCCCAGGTTGTTTTGGCAGCTTTACAAGCAATCGGATTCAAAGGATGGGGAGCCTG tggATGGATAGCTGCCATAAGTTTCTTCTCAGTTAATGTTGGTGCTGGAGTGGTAATGCTTTTCCCTGCAATCATGTTCACTGCGGTAGCGATTCTTAGTGCACTTATTATTTTCCGT GTACACAGAATTTACcggagtggtggtggaagctttcagaagGCCCAAGAAGAATGGAGTGCTGGCACATGGCAGAATCCACCACCAAAGCAATTAGCATTTCAAACTGTTACTGGTAATACTCTACCCCAATATCCCACAGTGCCAAGATACCCCTGTGGTGATGAGTGGTCTTAG